One genomic window of Desmospora activa DSM 45169 includes the following:
- the uxaC gene encoding glucuronate isomerase, whose translation MEFLDKNYLLSTETAQELYHRYAKDLPIIDYHCHLDPKEIWEDRSFFNLTDIWLGGDHYKWRVMRANGVPERLITGDADDREKFRAWARTVPYLIGNPLYVWTHLELKRYFGIDQLLNEETADGIWEEANRLLATPEFTARSFLQRFKVEMVGTTDDPTDSLAYHRKLRESEAVETWVLPTYRPDKGLKIRMPGFQEWVRKLEEATGETAQTYDDFLHLLEDRARFFHQEGCRLSDHGLDRLPWAESTMEEVAVIYQKALSGEMVTAEEEEKFQTRTLFFLGQLYASLGWTMQLHLGALRNANTQGFQRLGPDTGYDSMDDLRLARPLATFLNRLEQNGTLPKTILYSLNPKDYPVLASMAGNYQSEEVPGKIQFGSAWWFNDHTEGIRRQMTDLATMGVLRRFVGMLTDSRSFLSYPRHEYFRRILCDLIGGWVERGEAPSDLELLGSMVREISYFNAKGYFAFERVAQVSE comes from the coding sequence ATGGAATTTTTGGATAAGAATTATCTGCTGTCCACTGAAACGGCGCAGGAACTCTATCATCGATACGCAAAGGACTTGCCCATCATCGACTATCACTGTCATCTGGACCCCAAGGAAATCTGGGAGGACCGTTCCTTTTTCAATCTGACCGACATCTGGCTGGGAGGAGACCATTATAAATGGCGGGTGATGAGGGCCAACGGCGTCCCGGAGCGTCTTATCACCGGAGATGCTGACGATCGGGAAAAATTTCGAGCATGGGCGCGCACGGTCCCCTATCTGATCGGCAATCCGCTGTATGTATGGACACACCTGGAGCTAAAGCGTTATTTTGGGATTGATCAACTGCTAAATGAGGAGACGGCTGACGGAATCTGGGAAGAGGCCAATCGGCTGTTGGCTACGCCCGAGTTTACGGCCCGTTCCTTTCTGCAGCGCTTCAAGGTGGAGATGGTGGGGACGACGGATGATCCCACGGATTCCTTGGCGTATCATCGGAAATTGCGGGAGTCTGAAGCGGTGGAGACCTGGGTGCTTCCCACCTATCGCCCTGACAAAGGTTTAAAGATCCGGATGCCCGGATTTCAAGAATGGGTGCGGAAATTGGAGGAAGCTACGGGTGAGACGGCTCAAACTTATGACGATTTCCTGCACTTACTGGAGGACCGCGCTCGCTTTTTCCATCAAGAAGGATGCCGTCTGTCCGATCACGGATTGGATCGGCTTCCCTGGGCGGAATCGACCATGGAGGAAGTGGCTGTGATCTATCAAAAAGCTCTTTCCGGCGAGATGGTCACCGCGGAGGAAGAAGAGAAGTTTCAGACGCGGACGCTGTTCTTTTTAGGGCAATTGTACGCATCCCTCGGATGGACGATGCAGCTGCACCTTGGAGCCCTGCGCAACGCTAACACTCAGGGCTTTCAGCGGTTGGGTCCGGACACGGGATACGACTCCATGGACGATCTGCGATTGGCCCGTCCGCTGGCGACGTTTCTCAATCGCTTGGAGCAAAACGGCACGCTACCCAAAACGATTCTTTATTCCTTGAATCCCAAGGATTATCCCGTCTTGGCTTCTATGGCTGGCAACTATCAGAGTGAGGAAGTTCCCGGTAAAATCCAATTTGGTTCCGCTTGGTGGTTTAACGACCACACCGAGGGGATAAGACGGCAGATGACCGACTTAGCGACGATGGGAGTGTTGCGCCGATTTGTGGGGATGCTGACGGATTCCCGCAGTTTTCTCTCCTATCCCCGTCATGAATATTTCCGCCGCATTTTGTGTGACTTGATCGGTGGCTGGGTGGAGAGGGGTGAAGCCCCCAGTGACCTGGAGTTGCTCGGATCTATGGTGCGGGAGATCTCCTACTTTAACGCAAAGGGTTATTTCGCTTTTGAGCGAGTGGCTCAGGTAAGCGAGTAG
- a CDS encoding glycoside hydrolase family 31 protein produces the protein MQESLFSPYEIKPYGLHFQQEDGPAVVRLFVLEENLFRVLITEGEHLQEPKTWTVAPGLEDIPYEGRDRLDLSPFSLPDFRYWREKVTVTVETDQLRAVVNLKGFRITWFENHRGRWTPIACDRQTQSYNWNRSLGSGLFHYLERDRKDHYYGLGKKTGKLNRHGRRYRMNNLDAMGYDAETTDPLYKHIPFYITYHPEKQMAYGLFYDNLSPSVFDMGAELDNYHGFYRYFQAEAGDLDYYFIGGPRVRDVVKRYTWLTGKTAFPPRWSLGYSGSTMHYTDAPDAQEQLQQFIQDCKTHQIPCSSFQLSSGYTSIDAKRYVFHWNRDKIPEPEKLVQTFAENGMKLCANIKPCLLQDHPRFQELKEKGLLVQNRWREKPEIVQFWDDTGAYLDFTHPETIRWWKDQIQEQLLQVGIASTWNDNNEYEIWDSEAQVHGFGSPRSIQGLRPVMPLLMTQASYHSQRENAPTERPYLITRSGCSGMQRYAQTWTGDNYTSWKTLKFNIPMGIGLSLSGIYNFGHDIGGFSGPAPEPELLIRWVQNGALLPRFTIHSWNDDGTVNEPWMYPEATTLIRQSLQLRYRFLPYLYHLFYQAHAYDQPIVRPAFYDYGHDPHSFKESDDFFVGSLLLVASVVEKGARERKVYLPRHSAGWFDYHTGQWYEGGQKIHLDAPLDRLPLLFRGNSIIPVTTGKGNADNEEQRGLLLYPSPEGGEAELRLLEDDGISYGYQTGDCAWLTVHLEATREEIRVTLGSEGKKPLPYQAIQLLLPPGENRRVRVGDKSWHPLDHNGKINVKVGG, from the coding sequence ATGCAGGAATCTCTCTTTTCACCGTATGAGATAAAACCATATGGCCTTCATTTTCAGCAGGAGGATGGACCGGCTGTTGTGCGGTTGTTTGTGCTGGAGGAGAATCTATTTCGCGTGCTGATCACGGAGGGAGAACACCTCCAAGAGCCAAAAACATGGACAGTGGCACCTGGATTGGAAGATATCCCTTATGAAGGGCGGGATCGGCTAGACCTTTCTCCGTTTTCGTTACCTGACTTTCGCTATTGGCGGGAGAAAGTTACAGTGACGGTGGAAACGGACCAACTCCGAGCCGTCGTCAACCTGAAAGGGTTTCGCATCACTTGGTTTGAAAACCACCGCGGTCGTTGGACTCCAATCGCCTGTGATCGTCAAACCCAAAGCTACAATTGGAACCGTTCCCTGGGAAGCGGTCTCTTTCATTATCTGGAGCGGGACCGTAAGGATCATTATTACGGTCTGGGGAAAAAGACGGGAAAGTTAAATCGGCATGGTCGCCGTTATCGCATGAACAACTTGGATGCGATGGGTTATGATGCGGAAACGACCGATCCACTTTATAAACACATCCCCTTCTATATTACATACCATCCTGAAAAACAGATGGCTTACGGCCTTTTTTACGATAATCTATCCCCTTCCGTTTTTGACATGGGTGCAGAATTGGACAACTATCACGGGTTTTATCGCTACTTTCAGGCGGAGGCTGGTGATTTGGATTATTATTTCATCGGCGGTCCACGTGTACGGGATGTGGTAAAGCGGTATACGTGGCTGACGGGCAAGACAGCGTTTCCTCCACGGTGGAGTCTGGGTTATTCCGGCTCAACGATGCATTACACAGATGCCCCCGATGCTCAGGAGCAGTTGCAACAATTTATCCAGGACTGCAAAACACACCAGATTCCCTGTAGTTCCTTTCAACTCTCCTCCGGTTATACCAGTATCGATGCCAAACGGTATGTCTTTCACTGGAATCGGGATAAGATTCCAGAGCCCGAGAAATTGGTACAGACATTTGCAGAAAATGGGATGAAGCTTTGTGCCAACATTAAACCTTGTCTCTTACAGGATCATCCTCGATTTCAGGAACTAAAAGAGAAGGGCTTGTTGGTTCAAAACCGCTGGAGAGAAAAGCCGGAGATCGTTCAGTTCTGGGATGACACGGGAGCCTACCTTGACTTTACTCACCCGGAAACCATTCGCTGGTGGAAAGATCAGATCCAGGAGCAACTGTTGCAGGTGGGCATCGCGTCTACCTGGAACGACAACAATGAATACGAAATATGGGATTCTGAGGCACAGGTCCACGGTTTTGGGAGCCCCCGTTCCATTCAAGGACTCCGTCCTGTGATGCCGTTGCTGATGACCCAAGCTTCGTATCACAGCCAAAGGGAAAACGCTCCCACCGAGCGCCCCTATCTCATCACCCGTTCCGGCTGCTCTGGAATGCAACGTTATGCTCAGACCTGGACCGGGGACAATTACACAAGCTGGAAGACGTTGAAATTTAACATTCCGATGGGGATCGGGCTAAGCCTCTCAGGCATCTACAATTTCGGCCATGATATCGGTGGTTTTTCAGGGCCCGCCCCGGAGCCGGAACTGCTGATCCGCTGGGTGCAAAATGGGGCGTTGCTCCCTCGTTTCACCATCCATTCCTGGAATGACGACGGGACGGTAAACGAGCCGTGGATGTATCCAGAGGCGACAACACTCATAAGGCAATCGCTTCAACTCCGGTACCGGTTTCTCCCGTATCTCTATCACCTTTTTTACCAAGCCCACGCATACGATCAGCCGATTGTGCGTCCCGCTTTTTACGACTATGGTCACGATCCGCACAGTTTTAAGGAATCCGATGACTTTTTCGTAGGTTCTCTGCTACTGGTGGCTTCTGTAGTGGAGAAAGGCGCTCGGGAGCGAAAGGTATATTTGCCTCGGCACTCCGCCGGTTGGTTTGATTATCACACGGGGCAGTGGTACGAAGGGGGGCAGAAGATTCACCTGGACGCACCGTTGGACCGACTCCCGCTCCTTTTCCGTGGGAATTCGATCATCCCGGTGACGACAGGGAAGGGAAATGCCGACAATGAGGAACAAAGAGGGCTATTGCTGTATCCGTCCCCTGAAGGAGGAGAGGCTGAGCTTCGCTTGTTGGAGGATGATGGCATTTCATATGGATATCAAACGGGCGATTGCGCATGGTTGACGGTTCATCTGGAGGCGACGAGGGAGGAGATCCGGGTTACCTTAGGGAGCGAGGGAAAGAAACCCCTGCCGTATCAAGCGATCCAACTTCTCTTACCGCCAGGGGAAAATCGACGGGTACGAGTGGGGGATAAGAGTTGGCATCCGCTTGATCACAACGGCAAGATCAATGTAAAGGTAGGAGGGTGA
- a CDS encoding TRAP transporter large permease, with amino-acid sequence MDVTIVAGLILLISFVVLLVIGVPISVSIGIAATLSAFVLVPWDIAVFTAAQKLTSGIDSFALLAIPFFILAGSIMNNGGIALRLINLAKLISGRLPGSLAQTTVVGNLFFGSVSGSGVAAAATIGGIMHPLQKKEGYDPALSATVNIASSPTGLLIPPSNAFIVYALVSGSASISALFMAGVIPGILMGLTVMIVTHFLFHRQNLPSHERLSWTQVGKILIQSIPSLLLIVVVIGGISFGVFTATEGAAVAVLYSLILSLIYRSIHWEHIPKILKETVVLSSIVLFLIGASSILSWVMAFTGLPSLISEGMLGMTDNPFIILLIMIMILLLVGTVLDMTPAILIFTPMFLPIANGLGVDPVHFGIILVFALCIGIMTPPVGSCLFVGCSVANVRIEQVFRPLSRMVVALVITLLLVAYIPEISLTLPRWFGFL; translated from the coding sequence GTGGATGTAACCATCGTAGCGGGATTGATTTTGCTCATCAGTTTTGTGGTGCTCTTGGTGATTGGTGTTCCCATCTCTGTCAGTATTGGGATTGCGGCGACCTTGTCAGCGTTTGTCTTGGTGCCTTGGGATATTGCGGTTTTTACAGCTGCGCAAAAATTGACCAGCGGTATTGACAGCTTTGCGCTACTGGCGATTCCGTTTTTTATATTGGCTGGGAGCATTATGAATAACGGTGGAATCGCCCTGCGGCTGATTAACCTGGCTAAGTTGATCAGTGGCCGTCTACCGGGTTCCCTGGCCCAAACAACTGTTGTGGGAAACCTATTTTTCGGATCGGTATCCGGTTCGGGGGTAGCAGCGGCAGCGACGATCGGGGGCATCATGCATCCACTGCAAAAGAAAGAAGGATATGATCCTGCCCTTTCCGCTACCGTCAATATTGCCTCTTCCCCAACAGGACTGTTAATTCCCCCGAGCAATGCATTTATCGTGTATGCCCTGGTGAGTGGAAGTGCCAGTATTTCCGCGTTGTTTATGGCAGGAGTAATTCCCGGCATACTCATGGGGCTGACCGTTATGATCGTGACTCACTTTTTGTTTCACCGGCAAAACCTTCCTAGTCATGAGCGTCTTTCTTGGACTCAAGTCGGTAAAATCCTAATTCAGTCTATTCCCAGTCTGTTGCTGATCGTGGTTGTGATCGGAGGGATCTCCTTTGGCGTTTTCACCGCAACGGAAGGAGCGGCGGTTGCTGTTTTATACTCGTTGATCCTTTCCCTGATCTATCGTTCGATCCATTGGGAGCACATTCCAAAAATCTTGAAGGAGACGGTGGTTCTCAGTAGCATTGTGTTGTTTCTGATCGGAGCTTCTTCCATCCTATCATGGGTGATGGCGTTTACCGGCCTTCCCAGCTTGATCAGTGAGGGGATGCTGGGAATGACGGATAACCCGTTTATCATTTTACTCATCATGATTATGATCTTGTTACTGGTGGGAACCGTGTTGGATATGACACCCGCCATTCTGATATTTACCCCGATGTTTTTGCCGATTGCCAACGGACTGGGGGTGGATCCGGTCCATTTTGGAATTATTCTCGTTTTTGCCCTCTGTATCGGCATTATGACACCACCTGTGGGCAGTTGCTTATTTGTCGGATGCAGTGTTGCCAACGTGCGGATTGAACAAGTGTTTCGTCCATTGTCCCGGATGGTGGTAGCACTTGTAATTACCCTGTTGTTGGTGGCATATATCCCTGAAATCAGTTTGACCTTGCCACGTTGGTTTGGCTTTTTATAA